One Coleofasciculus chthonoplastes PCC 7420 genomic window, AGGTTCGCTCGATTCCTAAGCCGAAATGGAGTGATATCCGTTAAACTGACTAGAAAGGCACTATCATATCCGCCCTCTAAACTTAGTAAGGAAACATTTCAATTTATGCCTACAGCACTGGTAACCGAAAGTCTCGCCAATTTCCTCAACATCTATTTACTGCTGATATTTGTCCGCATTCTGTTAACCTGGTTCCCCACGGTTGAATGGATGAACCAGGTTGCTGGGTTCCTCAGCCCAATTACGGACCCTTACCTGAATATTTTCCGCTCCTTTATTCCGCCGATTGGAGGTTTGGACTTATCTCCTCTTTTGGCGATTATTGTCCTGCAACTTATCGCTGGACTGTTTGGAGGCATGGCATAGTCTTGGGTTAGATATTAATGAAAGTCAACACGCTTTTTTTTAGCGGCGGACTTTGCCCGTAAAGCCAGACGCTTTGAATTGTTCAAGCTGCAAGGGGGTGGGTTGATTAGCCGAAACCGTAATTCGCACTTCAAAATCACTAACGCCCGGTGGGACTTCATCAATGGCACCCAGCCGGGTACGATTTTGAAAGACAGGATTATGATTGGCATCATAAATCCGACCAAAAATGTCAGCATTGATCACGGGTTTACCTGACTTGTTGATGGCTTTGCCAGTGATGATGTAGCAATCGGCGGCTTGGATGGAACCGGGTGTGACCAATCCTTCGGAAAACTTGGAGGAACATTCGTGGTAAGACAGGTCAGATAGTTCTACCTGAACGAAGGCAAACGCAGCAGGGGTAACGACCCAACTGATCAGCCAAAACAGACAAGCAACTGTAATGGT contains:
- a CDS encoding YggT family protein — encoded protein: MPTALVTESLANFLNIYLLLIFVRILLTWFPTVEWMNQVAGFLSPITDPYLNIFRSFIPPIGGLDLSPLLAIIVLQLIAGLFGGMA